One Ranitomeya imitator isolate aRanImi1 chromosome 4, aRanImi1.pri, whole genome shotgun sequence genomic window, ATTaacacaaactaaaaaaaaatttttctagaaaatttcaatttttttttaaccccttagcaatATTTGACATATTGGTACGTCATATGCCGGCTCCCTGACTTTGAAGAGGGCTGTTTCCTTttacatgatggctgatttaatgagTAATCATGTGACGCCAACAACCACGGGTGGATTGAAGCGCCAACCGCAGCTGTTACATAGTAACAATCTCGGACAGCAACATTTTACACGCGCCATGAGGCATGCGTCGTTCCATGCTCCCATCGGTGCGCCCGTGACGTGATCACGGGGTACCGATGGGTTGCCATGGCAACCGGGAGTCTGCTGAAGACCAAGTACCTGTCATTACGATACTCCTGTGATAGTCAtgatatgttactatgtataacacAAGCGactggatgatcgcagcttcaaatcCCCTAAGGTgactaataaatacagtaaaaattaaacaaaaaaaaaagttttaaaaatctgaaaaaaataaaaaagcataaaagttcaaatcaacccctttttgcccattaaaaataaaacaattacatatttattttaaacacacataaTTAATATCGCTGTGTTATTAAAATtccaatcaaaatataaagtaacataatttcagttgtttcacacttttttgttaagtatataattccacatgtgttaattcataattttgatttcttcagtatgaatgtacaattttcatagtcatgaaaatacagaaaaatctttaaatgagaaggtgtgtccaaacttttggtctgtactgtatatatatatatatatatatatatatatatatatatatatatacatatacagggttgatatagctgtaatcgtactggcctGAAGAATCGTGTTGCCAGGTCTTTTTCGCCATTCAATAAAATCCGAAAAACTACACCCCAAAAAACGATGGTGGAATTGTGTTTTTTCCCTGCCGATTTAATCTCACTTTGAATTTTGCTTTAtgcttttcagtacattatatggtgaagtgaatggtgtctttcaaaactacaactcttcccattgaaaaaactcTCATACAGCCATTTCATATAAAAGAAAATTTATGGCTCCTGGAAGAGGAAAcgaaaaacaaaatgtaaaaataaacaatGGCTACATCCTTATAATTATGGATTATGTTAATTAAAGGGTTGTGTCAagcaggactgtggagtcggtataaaatggacagactcaGACTCCTAGAATATATAatgaattgggtacagtagtacagtaTGTGCTGtagatgttttcataagaatttgggaaagttatgaaatgtcctataaacgtctgttctgttcctgatctaaggatctgggctgttagctgagatgaatctatgcggcactttatgtacatgctcagtagtggaagtgaatctgtgctgcactttatgcacatgctcagtagtgaccagggctgtggggtcaggGAATTGATAAGTTGGTGGTTAggattaccaactccacagccctgggtcaAGATCAACGGGATGTCTAGTTGCCACAGTATTCCTGCTTTGCTGGGGGTGGTGCACTCCTGAAGACTGACAATTCAGGCTAGTGCATGGTCGCACTGCTGGTCATTACTGTCCTCTCTTAGGCTGCGAGCAGAGAGCTTGGCCTCTACTGCACCAGAGCAGTGCGGGGACTGAGGCTAGATCGAATGATCCGCTAGCTTCAGAGTGGAGTGTACAGGCCCTAAGGCACAGTGTCGGCCTGCCCTGCACACTCTGTGCCTGGGTAATCTGGCACTCTGAGACTGcagggtggccggtaacctaggtaaCAGCTTGgcccctgcagcaccagagaagTGCAGGACAGAGGCTAGATCGAATGATCCGCTAGCTTCAGAGTGGAGTGAACAGGCCCTAAGGCACAGAATCGGCCTGCCCTGCACACTCTGTACCTAGGTAACCTGCCACTCTGGGACTGCAGGGTAGCCGGTAACCTAGGTAACAGCTTGgccccctgcagcaccagagaagTACAGGACAGAGGCTAGATCGAAGGATCCGCTAGCTTCAGAGTGGAGTGTACAGGCGCTAAGGCATAGAGTCGGCCTGTCCTGCACACTCTGTAACTAGGTAATCTGCCACTCTGAGACTGcagggtggccggtaacctaggtaaCAGCTTGgcccctgcagcaccagagaagTACAGGACAGAAGCTATATGGAATGATCCGCTAGCTTCAGAGTGGAGTGTACAGGCTCTAAGGCATAGAGTCGGGCTGCCCTGCACACTCTGTACCTATGTAATCTGCCACTCTGAGACTGCAGGGTGGCCGGTAACCTAAGTAACAGCTTGgcccctgcagcaccagagaagTACAGGACAGAAGCTATATGGAATGATCCGCTAGCTTCAGAGTGGAGTGTACAGGCTCTAAGGCATAGAGTCGGGCTGCCCTGCACACTCTGCACCTATGTAATCTGCCACTCTGAGACTGCAGGGTGGTCGGTAACCTAGGTAACAGTTTGGCCCTGCAGCACCAGAGAAGTACAGGACAGAAGCTATATGGAATGATCCGCTAGCTTCAGAGTGGGGTGTACAGGCTCTAAGGCACAGAGTCGGGCTGCCCTGCACACTCTGTACGTAGGTAATATGCCACTCTGAGACTGCAGGGTGGTCGGTAACCTAGGTAACAGCTTGgccccctgcagcaccagagaagTACAGGACAGAGGCTAGATCGAAGGATCCGCTAGCTTCAGAGTGGGGTGTACAGGCCCTAAGGCACAGTGTCGGCCTGCCCTGCACACTCTGTACCTAGGTAATCTGCCACTCTGAGACTGCAGGGTGGTCGGTAACCTAGGTAACAGCTTGgccccctgcagcaccagagaagTACAGGACAGAGGCTAGATCGAAGGATTCGCTAGCTTCAGAGTGGAGTGTACAGGCCCTAAGACACAGAGTCGGCCTGCCCTGCACACTCTGTACCTAGGTAACCTGACACTCTGAGACTGCAGGGTGGTCGGTAACCTAGGTAACAGCTTGgccccctgcagcaccagagaagTACAGGACAGAGGCTAGATCGAAGGATCCGCTAGCTTCAGAGTGGAGTGTACAGGCCCTAAGGCACAGAGTCGGCCTGCCCTGCACACTCTATACCTAGGTAACCTGACACTCTGAGACTGCAGGGTGGTCGGTAACCTAGGTAACAGCTTGgccccctgcagcaccagagaagTACAGGACAGAGGCTAGATCGAAGGATCCGTTAGCTTCAGAGTGGAGTGTACAGGCTCTAAGGCACAGTGTCGGCCTGCCCTGCACACTCTGTGCCTGGGTAATCTGCCACTCTGAGACTGcagggtggccggtaacctaggtaaCAGCTTGgcccctgcagcaccagagaagTGCAGGACAGAGGCTAGATCGAATGATCCGCTAGCTTCAGAGTGGAGTGAACAGGCCCTAAGGCACAGAATCGGCCTGCCCTGCACACTCTGTACCTAGGTAACCTGCCACTCTGGGACTGcagggtggccggtaacctaggtaaCAGCTTGgccccctgcagcaccagagaagTACAGGACAGAGGCTAGATCGAAGGATCCGCTAGCTTCAGAGTGGAGTGTACAGGCGCTAAGGCATAGAGTCGGCCTGCCCTGCACACTCTGTAACTAGGTAATCTGCCACTCTGAGACTGCAGGGTGGTCGGTAACCTAGGTAACAGCTTGgcccctgcagcaccagagaagTGCAGGACAGAGGCTAGATCGAATGATCCGCTAGCTTCAGAGTGGAGTGAACAGGCCCTAAGGCACAGAATCGGCCTGCCCTGCACACTCTGTACCTAGGTAACCTGCCACTCTGGGACTGcagggtggccggtaacctaggtaaCAGCTTGgccccctgcagcaccagagaagTACAGGACAGAGGCTAGATCGAAGGATCCGCTAGCTTCAGAGTGGAGTGTACAGGCGCTAAGGCATAGAGTCGGCCTGCCCTGCACACTCTGTAACTAGGTAATCTGCCACTCTGAGACTGcagggtggccggtaacctaggtaaCAGCTTGgcccctgcagcaccagagaagTACAGGACAGAAGCTATATGGAATGATCCGCTAGCTTCAGAGTGGAGTGTACAGGCTCTAAGGCATAGAGTCGGGCTGCCCTGCACACTCTGTACCTATGTAATCTGCCACTCTGAAACTGcagggtggccggtaacctaggtaaCAGCTTGgcccctgcagcaccagagaagTACAGGACAGAAGCTATATGGAATGATCCGCTAGCTTCAGAGTGGAGTGTACAGGCTCTAAGGCATAGAGTCGGGCTGCCCTGCACACTCTGCACCTATGTAATCTGCCACTCTGAGACTGcagggtggccggtaacctaggtaaCAGCTTGgcccctgcagcaccagagaagTAAAGGACAGAAGCTATATGGAATGATCCGCTAGCTTCAGAGTGGAGTGTACAGGCTCTAAGGCATAGAGTCGGGCTGCCCTGCACACTCTGCACCTATGTAATCTGCCACTCTGAGACTGcagggtggccggtaacctaggtaaCAGTTTGGCCCTGCAGCACCAGAGAAGTACAGGACAGAAGCTATATGGAATGATCCGCTAGCTTCAGAGTGGAGTGAACAGGCCCTAAGGCATAGAGTTGGGCTGCCCTGCACACTCTGTACCTAGGTAATCTGCCACTCTGAGACTGCAGGGTGGTCGGTAACCTAGGTAACAGCTTGgccccctgcagcaccagagaagTACAGGACAGAGGCTAGATCGAAGGATCCGCTAGCTTCAGAGTGGGGTGTACAGGCCCTAAGGCACAGTGTCGGCCTGCCCTGCACACTCTGTACCTAGGTAATCTGCCACTCTGAGACTGCAGGGTGGTCGGTAACCTAGGTAACAGCTTGgccccctgcagcaccagagaagTACAGGACAGAGGCTAGATCGAAGGATCCGCTAGCTTCAGAGTGGAGTGTACAGGCCCTAAGGCACAGAGTCGAGCTGCCCTGCACACTCTGTACCTAGGTAACCTGACACTCTGAGACTGCAGGGTGGTCGGTAACCTAGGTAACAGCTTGgccccctgcagcaccagagaagTACAGGACAGAGGCTAGATCGAAGGATCCGCTAGCTTCAGAGTGGAGTGTACAGGCCCTAAGGCACAGAGTTGGCCTGCCCTGCACACTCTATACCTAGGTAACCTGACACTCTGAGACTGCAGGGTGGTCGGTAACCTAGGTAACAGCTTGGCCCCTTGCAGCACCAGAGAAGTACAGGACAGAGGCTAGATCAAAGGATCCGCTAGCTTCAGAGTGGAGTGTACAGGCCCTAAGGCACAGAGTCGGCCTGCCCTGCACACTCTATACCTAGGTAACCTGACACTCTGAGACTGCAGGGTGGTCGGTAACCTAGGTAACAGCTTGgccccctgcagcaccagagaagTACAGGACAGAGGCTAGATCGAAGGATCCGCTAGCTTCAGAGTGGAGTGTACAGGCTCTAAGGCACAGAGTCGGCCTGCCCTGCACACTCTGTACCTAGGTAATCTGCCACTCTGAGACTGCAGGGTGGTCGGTAACCTAGGTAACAGCTTGgccccctgcagcaccagagaagTACAGGACAGAGGCTAGATCGAAGGATCCGCTAGCTTCAGAGTGGAGTGTACAGGCTCTAAGGCACAGAGTCGGCCTGCCCTTCACACTCTATACCTAGGTAACCTGACACTCTGAGACCGCAGGGTGGTCGGTAACCTAGGTAACAGCTTGgccccctgcagcaccagagaagTACAGGACAGAGGCTAGATCGAAGGATCCGCTAGCTTCAGAGTGGAGTGTACAGGCTCTAAGGCACAGAGTCGGCCTGCCCTGCACACTCTGCACCTATGTAATCTGACACTCTGAGACTGCAGGGTGGTCGGTAACCTAGGTAACAGCTTGgcccctgcagcaccagagaagTACAGGACAGAAGCTATATGGAATGATCCGCTAGCTTCAGAGTGGAGTGTACAGGCCCTAAGGCATAGAGTCGGCCTGCCCTGCATACTCTGTACCTAGGTAACCTGACACTCTGAGACTGcagggtggccggtaacctaggtaaCGAGCTGTACACTATCAAATGAAAAATCTCTTGGTTCTTCATAACAGAGCAGATTTTTAATATGGTGTAAATCACAGATTGCTTGTTTTGCAAGCCCATTTCAATGTTTACCCATTCATGAGCTTGAGACTACACCTGTAAAAGTCCTCTAGCCTCCTGAGGGTAAGGAGAACAGGCAGAGCCCCCCATGTGGGCAGAGCCCCCCATGTGGGCACAGGTCGCACTCACCTGATGACAGCTGCATCCAGGCGCAGATCTTGTACACCGTGGCTGTGTTACAGAAGAAGAACAGGACGAAGGACACGATGCAGCCGATGATGAGCGTCATGGACAGGCCGATGAAGAAGGAGGCGGCTTTAAAGGCTCCGGAGGGAATGGAGGAGAAATCGGTGAAGCTGCCGGTGCATGTGAGCTCTTTGGAGAAGCCGCTACCGATACAATAGTGGAACAGTCCGAAATAGCCGGCCTGGGGGGTGTCCACGCCGTCTCCTATCCAGTAGGGCTGGATGAAGCACACGATGTTGACGATGGCGAAGCAGATGGTGAAGATCGCCCACAGCACCCCGATGGCCCGCGAGTTGCGGATGTAATTGGCATGGTAGATCTTGGCCGCCTCCTGCGGGGACAGCATCGCTAAGCTTGGGTCTGGCATCCTGGACTCCCAGGGAAGGGGACGCTGCAACCGAGGAGACAAATCACAGCAGCGTCAGCGGCGGCATGGAGGGAGGCTGCTGCTCCGCGACACAGCGCGTCATGGAGGGTCCTCTCCTGCACACACCGGGCACGGTCACTGCGACCTGCTGCAGAGCTGCATCCCAATGTGTCAGGAGCAGACGGTACCACAGGAGCTGGGAGGGGAGCGGCCAACGCAGTAACGTATGCTGGATGTCTGGGCAGAGATGACAGGAGGGTACCAATCACGGTGTGCACATGACATCCCTCCGCATCCCCCCTCATCGGTGCCGCGCGTGAGCGAGTCCAAGGCACGTGCTGGTGACGAGGGGGCGCGGGAAGTGTGAGGTGAAAACAGGGGCTGCCGCTAAATATAGCAGTGTGCCACACAGTTATTGTCTGTGGCAAAACATGCAGCCAGTCAGGATGGCATATTGGCACCGTCACAGACCTGCCCGCCACTCATTGATACAATACAGTCGCAGAGGGGTAGTTGCCATCTTGCTGTTTTACTATCTCGAGAGCCAGGGACCACTGTGTGCGCTCAGGAGGTCACCGTGCACTCAGGAGGTCACTGCACGGCACACTCAGGAGCTCACTGTGCACTCAGGAGGTCACTGTGCTCAGGAGGTGACTGTGCTCAGGAGGTGACTGTGCTCAGGAGGTCACTGTGCGCTCAGGAGGTCACTGCGCTCAGGAGGTCACTGTGCGCTCAGGAGGTCACTGTGCGCTCAGGAGGTCACTGTGCGCTCAGGAGGTCACTGTGCGCTCAGGAGGTTACTGTGCGCTCAGGAGGTCACTACGTTCAGGAGATCATTGTGTGCGTTCAGGAGGTCACTGTGTGCTCAAGGAAGTCACTGCGCTCTGGAGGTCACTGTGCACTCAGGAGGTCACTGTGTGCTCAGGAGGTCACCTTGCGctttggaggtcactgtgctctcatGAGGTCACTGTGTGCGTTCAGGAGGTCACTGGTCAGGAGGTCACTGCACTCAGGAGGTCACTGTGCTCAGGAGGTCACCTTGCGCTCAGGAGGTCACTGCACTCAggaggtcactgtgtgtgctcagGAGGTCACTGTGTGCGTTCAGGAGGTCACTGCGCTCAGGAGGTCACTGTACTCAGGAGGTCACTGCGCTCAGGAGGTCACTATGCTCAGGAGGTCACTTTGCGCTCAGGGGGTCAATGCGTGCTCAGTAAGTCACTGCGCTCAGGAGGTCACTGCACTCAGGAGGTCACTATGTGTACTCAGGAGGTCACTGCACTCAGGAGGCCACTGTGTGCTCAGGAGGTCACTGCACTCAGGTCACTGCGCTCGGGAGGTCACTGCACTCGGAGGACACTGTGTGTGCTCAGGAGGTCACTGCGCTCAGGAGGTCATTGTGTGCTCAGGAAGTCACTGTGCGTTCTGGAGGTCACTGCTCAGGAGGCCACTTCGCTCAGGAGGTCACTGTGCGCTCAGGCAGTCACTGCGCCCAGGAGGTCACTGTGCATTCAGGAGGTCACTGCGTTCAGGAGGTCACTGTGCTCAAGGAAGTCACCGCTCAGGAGATCACTGCGCTCAGGAAGTCACTGTGTGCACTCAGGAGGTCACTGTGCGCTGAGGAGGTCACCGTGCGCTCAGGAGGTCACTGTGCGCTCAGGAGGTCACTGCACTCGTGAGGTCACTGCATTCAGGAGGTCACTGCGCTCAGGCGGTCACTGTGCACTCAGGAGGTCACTGCGTTTAGGAGGTCGCTGTGCTCAGGAGGTCACTGCACTCAGGAGGTCACTGCCGTCAGGAGGTTACTGCGGGCTCAGTAAGTCACTGTGCTCAGGAGGTCACTGTACTCAGGAGGTCACCTTGCGCTCAGGAGGTCACTGCACTCAggaggtcactgtgtgtgctcagGAGGTCACTACGCTcgaggtcactgtgtgtgctcggACACCCCCCGAGGAAGCTAGaagtgcgaaacgtgcgttggggttttTTCATTCCAGGTTCAGAAGCAGGTTGGTTCAATTATCGTATCGGTCACTTTTTCCTCTTTTTGACTATGggactttttctcttttttttgccgTTTTGTTGAATGATTCCAATATGCCACATCTGCTAGCCCAtatggcagtagcgtagctacccggggggcagagggtgcggccgccccaggcccacagctcacaggggcccacccggagctacactacaaTTAGCtctgtggtagagcagggagatacgatctccctgctctacctcaGGCAGGGGCTGGAGAGAGGCAGTGAAGc contains:
- the LHFPL3 gene encoding LHFPL tetraspan subfamily member 3 protein isoform X2 encodes the protein MPDPSLAMLSPQEAAKIYHANYIRNSRAIGVLWAIFTICFAIVNIVCFIQPYWIGDGVDTPQAGYFGLFHYCIGSGFSKELTCTGSFTDFSSIPSGAFKAASFFIGLSMTLIIGCIVSFVLFFFCNTATVYKICAWMQLSSAACLVLGCMIFPDGWDADEVRRMCGEKTDKYSLGACSVRWAYILAIIGILDALILSFLAFVLGNRLDTLMAEQLKLETKGLLS
- the LHFPL3 gene encoding LHFPL tetraspan subfamily member 3 protein isoform X1, which produces MPDPSLAMLSPQEAAKIYHANYIRNSRAIGVLWAIFTICFAIVNIVCFIQPYWIGDGVDTPQAGYFGLFHYCIGSGFSKELTCTGSFTDFSSIPSGAFKAASFFIGLSMTLIIGCIVSFVLFFFCNTATVYKICAWMQLSSAACLVLGCMIFPDGWDADEVRRMCGEKTDKYSLGACSVRWAYILAIIGILDALILSFLAFVLGNRLDTLMAEQLKLETKDDGNA